DNA from Kitasatospora acidiphila:
GGGCCGAGCAGCAGCCCGAGCAGCTGGACGGTGACCACCATGGCGAGGGTCTCGCCGCGCCGGGTGGCCGCCCGCAGCGCCAGCAGGCCACCGGCCAGCGCCGCGAGCGCCAGCACGCAGTAGAGCACGGACAGGCCGCCGTCATGGCCCAGGGTGCGGGCGACGGCGCCGCGCAGCGACTGGTTCTCGAAGGAGGCCACCTGGCCGACCCGGCTGGTGTCGTAGAGCTCGTGGAACCAGTACTCGGAGGAGTCCCTGGGGTCGATCGCCCAGGCCGCGCCGACGGTGGCGAAGAAGACCACCGCCGACCAGACGGCCGCCCGCCACTTGCGGGCCGCCAGGAAGTACAGGCCGGTGACGGCCGGGACCAGCTTCAGCCCGGCGGCGATGCCGACGCCGGCACCGGCCGCGGCTGACCGGCCGCGGGTCAGGCCGACCAGCACGATCGCGGCCAGGATCAGGTCGATCTGCCCGAGGCCCAGGCTGTGCCGCACCGGCTCCAGCCAGAGCGCCAGGGCCGTCCAGAGCATCGCGGGCCGGCGCGGCTCCCGGTGGCCGAGCAGCCGGAACGAGCAGTGCACCACCAGCCACAGCGCGCCCAGTGACAGCAGGTGCCAGACACCGGCCGCGACCGGCCAGGGCAGCGCGGCCAGCGGCAGGAAGACCGCCGCCGCGAACGGCGGATAGGTGAACGGCAGCGGCTGGGCGTGCGGGTCCGAGCGGTGCAGCTTGAAGTCGTAGAGCGTGCCGTGCAGCAGGCTGGGGGAGCCCTGGTAGTAGACCTTGAGGTCGAACATGTCGGCGCCCAGCACCGTGATCACCAGATGCACCGTCAGTGAGACGGCCAGCACCCAGCCTGCTCGGCGCAGCAGCGCCGCCCGGAACGCCGAGAGCCGCCCTTGCGGCGTGGTCATGAGCACACTCGGCCTTCCCCGATCTGTTCTGTTCGGGTACCACAGTACCGACCGGGTCGGGCCCGCCCGGTGGGCGAGCCCGACCCGGTCGGCGCTCGGTCAGGCCGTGGCGGTGTAGTCGTAGAAGCCGCGGCCGGACTTGCGGCCGAGCAGACCGGCGTCGACCATCCGGGAGAGCAGCGGCGGAGCGGCGTACAGCGGCTCCTTGTACTCGGCGTACATGCTGTCGGCGATCGAGGCGATGGTGTCCAGGCCGATCAGGTCGCACAGCCGTAGCGGGCCCATCGGGTGGGCGCAGCCGGCCTCCATGCCCTTGTCGATGTCGGCGGCGGTGGCCACGCCCGACTCGAACATCCGGACGGCGGCGAGCAGGTACGGCACCAGCAGCGCGTTGACCACGAAGCCGGCCCGGTCGCGGGCCCGGATCGGCTCCTTGCCGAGCGCCTCGACCGCGAAGGTCTCGATCCGGGTGGTGGTCTCGGCGGAGGTGGTCAGGGTGGGGATCACCTCGACCAGCCGTTGCACCGGCGCCGGGTTGAAGAAGTGCAGGCCGATCACCTGCTCGGGGCGACTGGTGGCGGCGGCCAGCTTCACGATCGGGATCGAGGAGGTGTTGGAGGCCAGCACCGCGTCCCGGCGGGTGACCACCTGGTCCAGGGTCTGGAAGATCTTGACCTTGATCTCCTCGATCTCGGCGACCGCCTCGACCACCAGGTCGCGGTCGGCGAAGTCGGCCAGCTCGGTGGTGAAGGTGATCCGGCCCAGCGCCTCGTCACGCTGCTCGACGGTGAGCTTGCCGCGCTTGACGGCGGTGTCCAGCGAGTTGCCCACCCGGGCCCGGCCGAACTCCAGCGCCTCGGCACTGGCCTCCGAGACCATCACGTCCAGTCCGGAGCGGGCGAAGACCTCGGCGATGCCCGACCCCATGAGGCCGCAGCCGACCACCCCTACGCGCGCGATGTCGCTCACTCAACTTGCCTTTCCGAAGTCCGGATGGGCGGGATCGCCGCCCGGCCGGCTCGACCGTTGTCGCTCGACCGTACTACCTGGCACGCCTCGGTGGGGCCAGTGCCCCACGCAATCGGCCATTACGCCGTTCGAATGACGCCCATTCGAATGATCGCGGCAGCCGGGCCCGTGTGGTCCGGCACCGGGGTCCGGCCCGGCCGCGCATGCTGTCCGGGACAACCGGGCCGGGCGGTCGGCATCCGGTAGGCGGTGGAGGGAGCGGCGATGCGCAGCGGCACGTTGGAGGGGCAGGTCGCGCTGATCACCGGGGCCGGGCGGGGCATCGGACGGGAGATCGCGCTCGGGCTGGCCGCCGAGGGCATGGCCGTGGGGCTGGTCGGCCGGACGCTGGAGACCCT
Protein-coding regions in this window:
- a CDS encoding glycosyltransferase 87 family protein; its protein translation is MTTPQGRLSAFRAALLRRAGWVLAVSLTVHLVITVLGADMFDLKVYYQGSPSLLHGTLYDFKLHRSDPHAQPLPFTYPPFAAAVFLPLAALPWPVAAGVWHLLSLGALWLVVHCSFRLLGHREPRRPAMLWTALALWLEPVRHSLGLGQIDLILAAIVLVGLTRGRSAAAGAGVGIAAGLKLVPAVTGLYFLAARKWRAAVWSAVVFFATVGAAWAIDPRDSSEYWFHELYDTSRVGQVASFENQSLRGAVARTLGHDGGLSVLYCVLALAALAGGLLALRAATRRGETLAMVVTVQLLGLLLGPISWSHHYVWCLPTLICLAHGPIRRSRAGQLAIAAWLVAAGSWMVPAAGKAAAHLAPGTALPWYLVALAWSYPVCAGLTFLAVARGGRTPAATARPPRPALVEQAVLD
- a CDS encoding 3-hydroxybutyryl-CoA dehydrogenase codes for the protein MSDIARVGVVGCGLMGSGIAEVFARSGLDVMVSEASAEALEFGRARVGNSLDTAVKRGKLTVEQRDEALGRITFTTELADFADRDLVVEAVAEIEEIKVKIFQTLDQVVTRRDAVLASNTSSIPIVKLAAATSRPEQVIGLHFFNPAPVQRLVEVIPTLTTSAETTTRIETFAVEALGKEPIRARDRAGFVVNALLVPYLLAAVRMFESGVATAADIDKGMEAGCAHPMGPLRLCDLIGLDTIASIADSMYAEYKEPLYAAPPLLSRMVDAGLLGRKSGRGFYDYTATA